In Nicotiana tabacum cultivar K326 chromosome 11, ASM71507v2, whole genome shotgun sequence, a single window of DNA contains:
- the LOC107771238 gene encoding heavy metal-associated isoprenylated plant protein 23-like, with translation MGLIGTLEYISDMMSSSHKSKKKKKQFQTVELKVRMDCDGCELKVKKALSSLSGVKSVEINRKQQKVTVTGYVEANKVLKKAKSTGKKSEIWPYVPYNLVAQPYAAAAYDKKAPPGYVRRVENPTIGTISTFEDPAYVTMFSDDNPNACSIM, from the exons atgggacttataGGAACTTTGGAGTATATTTCTGATATGATGAGCAGTAGTCATAAgtctaagaagaagaagaagcagtttCAGACTGTGGAGCTCAAAGTTAGAATGGATTGTGATGGCTGTGAGCTTAAAGTCAAGAAAGCTTTGTCTTCATTAAGTG GAGTTAAATCAGTAGAGATAAACAGAAAACAGCAAAAGGTGACAGTAACAGGATATGTGGAAGCAAATAAAGTGTTAAAGAAGGCAAAGTCAACAGGGAAGAAGTCTGAAATTTGGCCCTATGTGCCCTACAATTTAGTGGCTCAGCCCTATGCTGCAGCAGCTTATGACAAGAAAGCTCCTCCTGGTTATGTTAGAAGGGTTGAGAACCCAACCATTGGAACAATTTCCACATTTGAGGACCCTGCTTATGTGACCATGTTCAGTGATGACAACCCTAATGCTTGTTCCATAATGTAA